The DNA window ATCCGCTTTTCCGACGGATCGGAGAAGGAGTCGGGACCCTACCTCCACGGCGAGCTCAAGAAGATCGGTGCCGCCGGGTGATCGGGTAACGTCGCGCTAGCGCATCGCTCGCAGCACCAGCTTCTCCGTCGCGTCGGCGGTGGCCATGGCGTTGACGACCCACTCTCGCGCGTAGCCTTGGAAGCTCATGTCGGGGGAGGCAAGGCAGGTCAGGCAGATCAGGATCAGCAGGTTGGCGACGTAGATGATCATTAGCGACAGGAAGGTGCCGTTGTCGCGGAGGTCCGGCTGGTCGCGGGGGATCATCCACAGCGTCCACAGCAGGTGGAAGGTCCAGAAAAAGCCGAGCAGCCCGTAGAGCGACTTCATCGCGGCCGGCGACAGATCGACGAAGATCCCGACACAAGCGTAGATCCCGACGATCAGCGCCGCCCACAGCGGAACGAAGTAGGGGGCGAGCGCGATCAGGATGTTCGACTTGTCGGTGGTGACATAGCCGCCGTCGACGCTGACGCCCCAGTCGCTGACCGTGCCCCGGCACAGCCGGATGAACAGGATGTGGGTCAGTTCGTGGCCGAGGACGTAGAGGTAGAGGAAGAAATTCCAGAGCAGGCCGGAGGCGAACCAGCCGACCATCAGCAAGGCACCGGTGGCGAAGTACCAGAACGGGCTCGATGCCCAGAAGCTCCGGTCCAGCGCGGCGCTTGAGAACAGGTTGAAGAAGGTCCAGCTGGTGACGCCCGCCAGCGGGATCAGCAGGATCGCCAGCAGCCAGCGGAACATCCGCAGGGCGATGTGTGGCGACTCTTCGGCTGGGACCGCGCCGGCGATTGAGGCGTGCACCCACTTGTGGTGGCGACGGTTCGCCGGTCGGTTGGCGCAGACCTTGGCCCGGGCGCTGGCGAGCTTGATCGACTCCGTGAAGCCGGGTCGTGTCCGGCGGCGATTGCCTCCGGTTTTCGAACCGAGTCGGAGCTGCTTCCGGGGTGGAGCCATGAGCGGCCCCGGAGATACTTCGGGAATCTTAATCAATCAAGATCGAAGACGGCCAAAGCGGTGTTTATTTGACCACCTTTTTGTCAGCGTCCTTCCAAGCGGTGATGCCGCCCTTGAGATCGTAGACCGTTTCGAAACCAAGCTCTTCGAGTTGCTTCGCGGCCCGGGCGCTGCGACCTCCGCTGCGGCAGTAGACGACCAGCGGCTTCGACTTGTCGAACTTCTCGGCCACCTTGGCGGCGAAGTCGTCGCTGCCGATCTCGACCCGGGTCGCCCCTTCGAGATGCCCTTCGTCCCATTCTTCTTGGGTCCGGACGTCGAGAAGCTGGGCTTTCTTGGCGATCAGTTCCTCGGCCTTGGCCGGCTCGACCTTGTCGGCGGCACAGGCGGTGAGGGAGAAGACGGCGAGGAGGGGAAGGATGAGCTTTTTCATGATGGCTACCCTGCCTCGGGTGGAACGGCTGTCAATTCGTGGTGCGCGGACTTCAGTCCGCATCTTCGTCACATCCGGGGTTCCGGGGCGGACTGAAGTCCGCGCACCACGGGACTACCGCCACTCGCCGCGTTGCTCGCGTTCGTATTCGATCCGGTCCTCGAGGTTGCGGGCCTTGACCCGGTGGTTGCGTTTGGCGCGACGCTCGGTGGTGATCTGGCGTTTCTTGGCGCGGCGCTGGAGGTCCTCGATCTCCTCGTCGAGCCGGAGGAAACTCTCCAACCGCTCGATCTCAAGTTCACCGGCCTCGACCGCGGCGCGGATCGCGCAGCCCTTGTCGGTGCCGTGCTTGCAGTCGTGGAACTTGCACTCGGCAGCGACCGCCTCGACGTCGGCAAAGCTCTCGCGGAGCGTCTGCTCGTCGGTCCACATCTGGATCTCCCGCATGCCCGGGTTGTCGATCAACATGCCACCGCCCGGCAGCAGGACGAGCTCGCGGGAGGTGGTCGTGTGGCGGCCCTTGCCGGTCACCTCGTTCACCTCGCTGGTCCACTGCCACTCCTCGCCCATCAGCTGGTTGACCAAGGTCGACTTGCCGACGCCGCTCGATCCGACGATGCACATTGTCGATCCGGGCGAAAGGTGACGCTTCAGAATCTCAAGGCCGCTGCCCTCGAGCGCACTGGTGAGATGAATTTCGGCCTCGGGGCTGAGCGCCTGAAGCTCGGCGACCGCCTCGTTGCATTGATCCTCGGGAAATGCATCC is part of the Haloferula helveola genome and encodes:
- a CDS encoding rhodanese-like domain-containing protein → MKKLILPLLAVFSLTACAADKVEPAKAEELIAKKAQLLDVRTQEEWDEGHLEGATRVEIGSDDFAAKVAEKFDKSKPLVVYCRSGGRSARAAKQLEELGFETVYDLKGGITAWKDADKKVVK
- the rsgA gene encoding ribosome small subunit-dependent GTPase A, yielding MTLADLGWNDELAQAFEPHAKQGRVPARLNRETPINYGAFVFDNDGQLEDIDVVLSGKVWHDAPTDAELPAVGDWVAVELGGENEDHVIRARLPRSSCFSRKVPGKSVEEQVIGTNVDVIAVVTDPGPDHNPRRMERYFALIGRSGAKPVVLVNKSDAFPEDQCNEAVAELQALSPEAEIHLTSALEGSGLEILKRHLSPGSTMCIVGSSGVGKSTLVNQLMGEEWQWTSEVNEVTGKGRHTTTSRELVLLPGGGMLIDNPGMREIQMWTDEQTLRESFADVEAVAAECKFHDCKHGTDKGCAIRAAVEAGELEIERLESFLRLDEEIEDLQRRAKKRQITTERRAKRNHRVKARNLEDRIEYEREQRGEWR